A window of the Elusimicrobiota bacterium genome harbors these coding sequences:
- the purD gene encoding phosphoribosylamine--glycine ligase: MNILIIGSGGREHALAWKLKASPLVEKLYSAPGSAGMAGLAEPTGIAPDDFEKLAEFCLEKKIELAVVGPEAPLSKGAADFLSGRGVKVFGPSQKGAMLEASKQFAKEFMSRHDIPTAAFQVFYDAGCAKEKIRGNKKYPLVIKADGLAAGKGVRICSDEASALEAVSDFMEKRVFGYSGSKIIIEEFITGKEVSVMALIDGETFLMLPVSRDHKRLLDNNEGPNTGGMGAFCPVPLDARTLETIKKEVLERFAAGIKKDRLPYRGVIYAGLMLTDKGPRALEFNVRFGDPETQCLMPMIKSDLAALMLACADGQLAGKTIETEAGACVCVALAARGYPQNPEKGAGIKGLDKVPPQTLIFHAGTRAEGEKFFVNGGRVLGVTAVGADVASAAENAYAAAKAINFDGMQYRKDIGA; the protein is encoded by the coding sequence ATGAATATTTTGATCATCGGAAGCGGCGGGCGCGAACACGCGCTGGCCTGGAAATTGAAAGCGAGCCCCCTGGTTGAAAAACTCTACTCCGCCCCCGGTTCGGCCGGCATGGCCGGGCTGGCCGAGCCCACAGGCATCGCCCCTGACGATTTCGAAAAGCTGGCGGAGTTCTGCCTTGAAAAAAAAATCGAATTAGCGGTGGTAGGGCCTGAAGCGCCGCTTTCAAAGGGCGCGGCTGATTTTTTATCCGGCCGCGGCGTAAAAGTTTTCGGGCCCTCGCAGAAGGGCGCCATGCTCGAGGCGTCAAAGCAATTCGCCAAGGAATTCATGAGCAGGCACGACATTCCCACGGCTGCTTTCCAGGTATTTTACGACGCGGGCTGCGCTAAAGAGAAAATAAGGGGAAATAAAAAATACCCGCTGGTGATAAAAGCGGACGGCCTGGCCGCCGGCAAGGGCGTGCGCATCTGCAGCGATGAGGCCTCGGCGCTGGAAGCCGTTTCTGATTTCATGGAAAAGCGGGTTTTCGGCTATTCCGGCTCAAAGATAATAATTGAAGAATTCATCACGGGCAAAGAGGTTTCGGTAATGGCCCTGATTGACGGAGAAACTTTCCTGATGCTGCCTGTTTCGCGCGACCACAAGCGCCTGCTTGATAATAATGAGGGCCCGAACACCGGCGGCATGGGCGCGTTTTGCCCGGTGCCGCTTGACGCCCGGACGCTTGAAACCATAAAAAAAGAAGTGTTGGAACGCTTTGCGGCGGGCATAAAGAAAGACCGCCTCCCCTATCGCGGCGTTATTTACGCCGGGCTGATGCTGACCGATAAGGGCCCCAGGGCGCTTGAATTCAATGTCCGCTTCGGGGACCCGGAAACCCAGTGCCTGATGCCGATGATAAAATCCGACCTGGCCGCTCTCATGCTTGCCTGCGCGGACGGGCAGCTTGCCGGGAAAACCATTGAGACCGAAGCGGGCGCCTGTGTTTGTGTGGCACTCGCGGCGCGCGGCTACCCGCAGAACCCGGAAAAAGGCGCCGGGATAAAAGGGCTGGACAAAGTGCCGCCGCAGACTTTGATCTTTCACGCCGGAACCAGAGCGGAAGGCGAAAAGTTTTTTGTAAACGGGGGAAGGGTTTTAGGCGTTACGGCTGTTGGCGCGGATGTCGCATCCGCCGCTGAAAACGCCTACGCCGCCGCAAAGGCGATAAATTTTGACGGCATGCAGTATCGCAAGGATATAGGGGCGTAA
- the scpB gene encoding methylmalonyl-CoA decarboxylase yields the protein MPLIIPEVKENIGSLTLNNPARRNALSLELCDEMVEALKTFEARRIPVIIIRAEKNAKVWSAGHDITQLPQVHHDPLAYDSPMERAFRRIQEYPGAVIAMVQGSVWGGATDLAVTCDLAIGDETAAFAITPVKMGLPYNASGIMHFINRVGSNIAKEMFFTAEPVKAERAYHFGILNHLVSSREIERFTFELARVIASNSPLAVSVIKEQFRILAEAHPISPEAFERIQALRRKVYNSRDYEEGIKAFMEKRKPQFKGE from the coding sequence ATGCCTTTAATAATCCCGGAAGTGAAAGAAAACATCGGTTCGCTCACGCTTAATAACCCGGCCCGGCGCAACGCGCTCAGCCTTGAGCTGTGCGATGAGATGGTGGAGGCCCTTAAAACTTTTGAGGCGCGCAGAATTCCGGTGATAATAATCCGGGCCGAAAAAAACGCGAAGGTCTGGTCCGCCGGCCACGACATAACACAACTGCCGCAGGTGCATCACGACCCGCTTGCCTATGACAGCCCCATGGAGCGGGCCTTCCGCCGCATACAGGAGTATCCGGGCGCGGTCATAGCAATGGTGCAGGGCAGCGTGTGGGGCGGGGCCACGGACCTTGCCGTCACCTGCGACCTTGCCATAGGCGATGAGACCGCCGCTTTCGCAATCACGCCGGTTAAAATGGGCCTGCCCTACAACGCCTCCGGCATTATGCATTTCATAAACCGCGTGGGCAGCAATATCGCGAAGGAAATGTTTTTCACAGCCGAGCCAGTGAAAGCCGAGAGAGCCTATCATTTCGGAATTTTAAACCATCTCGTCAGTTCCCGTGAAATTGAGCGGTTCACTTTTGAGCTGGCCCGCGTTATCGCCTCGAACTCGCCGCTCGCGGTATCGGTAATAAAAGAGCAATTCCGGATACTGGCGGAGGCCCACCCGATAAGCCCCGAAGCGTTTGAGCGCATCCAGGCCCTGCGGCGCAAGGTGTACAACAGCCGCGATTACGAAGAGGGCATAAAAGCGTTCATGGAAAAAAGAAAACCGCAATTTAAAGGGGAGTAA